From Slackia heliotrinireducens DSM 20476:
ATGAACGCGAGCCCTTCCAAATCCCTCAGCGAAACCTGGGAGCCAGCCTCGAATCCCGCCTCCACCGAAACGAACAACGCGAACGAATCTTGGTACAAGCGCACCGACTTGCGTCCATCCATGGCCAAATTGCTGCAGGAGAACGTGATGATCACGTCGTCGAGTCCGTCCTCTATCGAGTCCGTGGGCTCAACATAGCCGGAGACCAACGAGTCAACCAGCAGAAACGCCCTGTTCACCTCTATCTGGAACGGCATCTCCTGGTTCTTCGCATAGGCTGCAGCGCTTTCCGCAAGCGAAAGAATCTTCGAATTCGCGTAGTTTCCGCCCAGCGTCACCACGGCCACGTCGGATTCCTGTTCGCCGCGGGCGCGCTCGACACCGGCATCAAACCTGGCCAACACGTCGATGACGGACGGGTACAGTGCTCTTCCCGACTTGGTCAGCGAGACGCTTCTGGTGTCTCGCACAAACAGTTTGAAGCCCAGTTCACGCTCGAGCACCGCCATGCGCTTGCTCAGATTCGGCTGAGACGTATGTACGGCCTCCGCCGCCTTCGTGAAATTCTGGCTTTCGGCAAGCACGACGAAGTCCCTGAGTACCGATAGATCCACGGCCCCTCCTTAGTAGCCAATGCATTCTCAGAGAAGGGTACCACCCTCAACACGTACCCGCCCCTGCGACGCTGCGTTGTTTAGGGAACGGTTATGGACGCGCGGCCTTCTCTACCACGTTGGCGATGACCTCCATGAAGGCGTCGTCGGTGCCCAAACTGGGCACGAAGGTGAACTTCGTGTTCATAATGCCCAGCTCACGGGCGGCCTCGGTGTGGGCCTTGCGCGCCTCGGTGTCGATGTCCCAGACGGTCTCGATGCAGTCCGTGGCGAAAATGGGGCTCACGGCGCACACGTCGAGCACGCCTTCGGACCCCAGCCGGGCCGCTTCGTTTTTCAACATGGGACCCAGCCACTTGCGGCTGTCGAATCGCGACTGGTAGGTGAGCACCCGGTCCTCGGGCGGGATGCCCAGCCGCTCGCCCACGCGCCGCATGGTTTCTGCGGTGGTATGGGGATACGGGTCGTGGCCCTTCGTGATGTACGAGATGGGAATGGAGTGGTACGTCATGATCAGCTTGGAGCCCGGCTTGTACGTCCAGACCCGCGCGATGGAGTCCGCCAGCGCCTCGATGTAGCCCGGCTCCTCCCAGTACTCGAGGACCTTGATCAACTCGGGGCCGGCCTCGCCGAACACCTTCTTATATTGGATGTCGAATTCGTCCAGCACGGTGCCGGCACAGGGAATGGTCCACTGCGGATAGAGCGGCAGCGCGACAATGCGGTCGCAACCGGCGTTCTTGCAGGCCTGAAGGGCGCTTTCGATGGACGGGTTGCCGTAGCGCATGGCCAGTTTCACCAGGTAGGGCTCGTCCAGGCGCGACTGCAGCTTCTCGTTTACAATGCGGCACTGCTCCTGGGACGTCAGCATGAAGGGGCTGCCTTCCGGCGTCCAGAAGGCCTGGTAGCGCGGCAGGGTCTTGCGGGGTCGGTTCGGCAGGATGAACAGCTCCATCACCGGTTTCCAAATAATCGGCGGCACGTTGATCAGGTGCCGATCCGCAAGAAATTGGCGAAGGTACCGACGGATGGCTTCCTCCTCGGGAGCGTCCGCCGTTCCTGTATTCGTAACGATGATGCCGAGCATGCTCGTCCTCTTCCCCATAACGGGCACGTGCCCGCAAGCGTCCATACTATGCGTTCGGCTACGGCGACGGTGCATGTGTGCCTTCGCACGAACGCGTCCCTACGTTTATATCATTGTTCGAGCCTATTGAACCTAGCTAAACCGTCTGGGATTTGCTGCCTAATCGCGCTGCGGCACGCCGAACAGCGTCAAGATCACCATGCCCGAAAGCGCCACGATGTTGGGGATGAACACCACCAGCATAGGAATGACCGTCGCACCGTCGCTGGAGATGAACTGGGCACACAGGATGGCCGCCAGAATGAGCGCCGCGCCGACGAACATGCCTGCGCATGCCAGCCAGCGAACCCCGCGCGTGCACGACAGGGACACGACCATGGCCGCCACCAGCCACGCCACGAACAGCAGCCATATCTCAGGCCGCATCAGTACGTGCAGCAGGCTGTCGTCCATGCCCGACGTGATGAATGAATGGGCCAGCATGCCCCAGCCCGCCAGCGTCGACGAGCCCGTGCAGGCCAGCGCGAAAGACACCACGCCTCCGAACGCGGCCGATGCCAGCGCGTCGCGCCACCTGAGCAGGTAGCCGCCCAAAAGCGGAGCCGCCGAGGCAATCCACATGCCGCCCAACAGCGGAGCGGCCAGCCCGCAGAACGTCTCCTTCATGCCGAAGCGCCCGCTCAAGAACCACCACACCGCTCCCGCTACGCCCACGACCAGGCCTAACACGGGATTGCCCGCCAGCACCAAGGCCGTTGCCATCACAACCACCGCCGCCAGCGAACCAATGGTGGGCAGCGCTCCGCCCAAAACAACCATGGCCGCCAGCACGCCCCAGAACACCGCCGTGGCGTTCGCGCCCAGCGACTGGAGCTGGTCGATGCCCATGAGCGACAGCGCGCCGATGAACCCGCATTCGACCGCCGCGGCCAGGCGCCCGAGAAACTCCCAGCCCCGGCTGCCGATGCGGTCCACGTAGGTTATGTCCGACGGCGGCATCTCCGCGGTGTCGCCGATGCCCGAGTCCTCCCGTGCGTCGCCCACGATGACCGCCAGCTCGCGACGTCCGCGGCGGGCATCGCCCAAATGCGGCTGCAGCTCGGCGGCGAACTCCTCCACGGAGTCGTAGCGCCCTTCCCGCTCGATGGCCAGCGCCTTGAACAGCACGTCGTCGGCTTCTTCCGAAAAATCGTTTCTGACCTGCGACGGTATGACGATTTCCGCGTTCTCGATGGCCGATTCGGCCGCTGCCAGGTCGTTGGCGTAAAAGGGGTTGTCGCCGGTCAGCATCTGGTAGGTCATGGCCGCCAGGGCCCACTCGTCGGTGCGCTCGTCCAGCGCCTCGAGCCGCATCTGCTCCAGCGGCATGTAGCCGATGGTGCCGCCCACCGCCCGGCCGTAGCCCGCCTCGTGGGACAGCTGCGCCAGTCCGAAGTCGGACACCTTCACTTCGCCCTGCCGGTTGATCAACACGTTGTCGGGCTTGATGTCCATGTGCAGCACCAGGTTGTCGTGGGCGAAATCCAGCGCGTGGGCCACCGCCCCGAACACGCAGGCGCACACGTCGGCGGACAGCATCCCCTCGCGCTGCATGAGCTCGGTCAACGTTACGCCGTCCACATATTCCATAATCAGATACGCCATGTCGCCTTCGATTTCGAAGTCGAGCACGCCCACGATGGAACGGTCGCTCAGCATGGCGGCCGTGCGGGCCTCGGTCAGACCCGGAATCTCGGATTCGGGCACGTCAAGACCGATGGGCATGTTGTCCAGCCGCAGGCATTTGATGGCCACGCGGCGCTGGATGCGGGTGTCCCACGCCACCTGCACGGTGGCATAGCCGCCCTTTCCGGCCGTACCGAGTGGACGGTATCTGTTCAAGATGAGATTTTGCACGTGACAAGCCTTTCATCTACAATGAAGAGCTATTATATAGGTCTTAAGCTCACATGAACTATAACCGCAGAAAGGCTTGAGGTTTCCATGGGTTTTTTCTCTAAATTTGAAGGCAAAATGGAGGATACGTTCGAAGGTACGGCGAACAAAATCTCCAACGCCCCTATCTCTCCGGTCCAAATCGTGAAGAAAGCCGAAAAGCAGATGCGCCGCGAACGCGTCGTTTCCGCCGGCAAGGAGTACGCGCCCACGCTGTACACCGTTCTGGTCAACGCCGACGACGATCAGCGCCTGTTCGGCTTCTACCCCACGCTGGCCGGCGAAACCGAAACCCGCCTGGCTGCCACCGCAAGCGACGAGGGCCTGTTCATGGACGGCCAGCCCCTGGTGCGCTTCATCGTGGATGAAAACCTGAAGCACGGCAAATTCGACGTCATCGCCGAAGTGGTCAGCGCGCCCATCATCGAGGAGCTGCGCAAGGAAGAGATGCAGCGCTACGGCATGGCCGCATCTGAGCAGTCTGTGGTTTCCGCCCAGCCCGTCGCCATGCCCGACCCGCAGCCTGTCGTGGCCCAAAGCCCCGTCCAGGTCCGCCCGGGCCTCGATTTGCCGGACATCTTCGGCGCCGACCCCGAGCCCGTCGCTGCCGTGCCCGCCTTCGCACAGCAGCCCTTCGGTTACCAGCAGGACGCCTACGGCATGCAGAACGGAGCCTATCCGCAGACCGCTAACGATATGGCCTACCCGCAGGCTTCCGACTACCAGCCCGTCGAAGAGGTCAAGCCCCCTCTGCCCTATGTGCCCGAGGAGGAGATCGACCGTTCCATCGATTACGGCGAGTACACCTTCGACAGCCACAATTTCACCGATTACAACGCACCCCAGGAGCCTGAGGCCGAAGAGCAGCCCGCTCAGAACGCCGCCCATCCCGTGACCTCCAATCCGCTGGTCGCAAGCGGCACCGCTCTGCCCGACCTGCCTTCCACGGCTCCGGACAACGACACCTATGCGGCCCAAGGCCAGGTATTCGGCGCACCTGCCGCCCAGGTCCAGGCTCCGCAGCAGTATCAGCAGCCCCAGTACCAGCAGCAGTACGGCTACCAGCAGCCCTACCAACAGCCCTACGGTTACCAGCAGCCTGCCCAGCAGTACAACCCCTATGCGCCCGCTACCAGCGCGTTCGTCGGCGGCCAGCAGCAGGTCGGATATCCGCCTGCGCAGCGTGCGGCTGTAGCGCGCCTTATCGACACGGCGTCCAACCGCGCCTACGCACTGGCAACCCAGCGCGTACTGGTGGGTCGCGAAACCTCCAATGACATCGTGGTGAACGACCTGAACACCAGCCGCCACCACGCTGAAATCCACTTCGAGCCCCAGGGCGTCTGGGTCATCACCGATTTGGGCTCCACCAACGGAACCTACGTCAACGGCCAGCCCGTTTCCCGCCGCGGCCTGCAGGAAGGCGACCGCATCACCCTGGGCGCCACGGATTTCATCTTCACGCTGCGCTAACGTTAGGAGACTTGCTTGATTGACGTCATCCTGCTCGGAGTGCGTTTGCTCTTCGTAGCGCTGCTCTACCTGTTCCTGTTCGCCATCATGCGCACAGGAGTCGGCCTGGTCAAAGGCCAGCGTAAAAAAGAAAAGGCCTGGCGCCTCATCGTGGAGAAGGGGCCCAAGGAGCTGCGCGGCGTGAAAACGCCGGTCCACGGCCCCATCATCGTCGGCCGCGCCCCCGGCGCGGACATCGTCATCGGCGCCAGCTACGTGTCGGGCCGCCACGCCCGGTTCTCCCTCATGGGCCAGAACCTGTTCGTGGAGGACCTGGGCTCCCGCAACGGCACGGCCGTCAACGGCCAGCGCATCGGCCAGCCCACGGCACTGCATGACAACGACCTCGTCAACGTAGGCGACGTCGCCATCCGGGTGAGGTTCGAATAATGGCTTCATCCGGCACTACACGCGGAAGGCACGCCAGGGGTTCCGTCCTGACCTTCGGCTCCCGCACCGATGTGGGCCTGGTCCGCGACCACAACGAAGACAGCCTCGTGGTGCGCGCACCGTTCTTCGCCGTCGCCGACGGCATGGGCGGGCACGCCGCAGGAGAGGTCGCCAGCGAAATCGCCGTGCAGACCCTTTCCGCCGAGGCGCCTTCCACCGCAGACGCCGACAACCTGGCGCGCGCGGTGGTTTCCGCAAACCGTAACATCATACGCGCAGCTCAAAGCGGCAAGGGCCGCAAAGGCATGGGCACCACCGTCACCGCCGCCATCGTCGAGGGCAAACGCCTGGTGGTGGCTCAGGTCGGCGACTCCCGCGCCTACCTTCTGCACGAAGGATCGCTGCAGCGCATCACCCGCGACCATTCCCTCGTGGCCGATCTGGTCGAAAGCGGCCAGATTACCGAGGAGGAGGCCCGCGTGCACCCCAACCGCAGCGTCATCACCCGCGCGCTGGGGTCGGATTCGCATACCCTGCCCGACATCTACGAGCTCAACGTCAACCCTGGCGACCGCCTTATGATCTGCTCCGACGGTCTGTCCAGTATGGTGCCCGACGAGGGATTGGAGAAAATCCTCGCCGGCATCGCCGACCCTCAGGCCTGCGCCGACAAGCTGGTGGCTGCCGCCCTGCGCGAAGGCGGCCACGACAACGTGACCACCATCGTCGTGGACATCCCCGGTGACGAGGAGCGGGTCCGCCGCCGCGTCAGCCGCAAATCCCGCATCTCGGCCATCTTCGGGCTGATCATATTCCTCGCCGTCATCGCCGGGGCCGTGTTCGGCGGCAACGCCTACCTGAACCACGTGGCGTTCCTGACCGCCAACGACACGGGCGAAGTGGTCATCTGCCGCGGCCTGCCCGGCAAGGTGCTGGGCTTCCAAACCTGGGAGGTCGACACAGCCACCGGCGTTTCCGTCGAGGACCTGGACCTGCCCACCACCACCATCGAACGCCTGACCACCGAAGGCATCCGCGTGGATTCCGTCGAAGACGCCGAGGGCCTGCTTGCCACCTGGCAGGAGCAGGCGAAGGACTCCACGGCAACACCCGGCGCCAGCAGCACCGATGCCGCCGTGCCCGGCGCGGAGGGCGCCACCTTCGAAGAGATGGAAGACCCCGCTGCCGACCTGACCGACGAGGAGCAGCAAGCCCTTGAGAACAGCAACGTGGAAGCCGGCGGCAACGCCGTCGCCCCCTCGGGAGGTGATCGATAATGTCTCGCCGTACCACCGAGCTTCTGCTGCTCTGCCTGGCAGCCCCCATCGTGCTGCTGCTGTTCGCCAGCATCCTCATGCACGACGGCCTTGCCCTGTCCGTGGAATCTCTGGCCGTGCCCATCGGCCTGTTCGCCGCCTTCGTGGTGGCTCACGTGGCCGTGCGCATCTTCGCCAAGAACGCCGACCCGGCCATCCTGCCCATCGCCTTCGCACTTTCGGGCATCGGCATCGCATTTGTCACACGACTCGCTCCTGACCTGGCAATACGCCAGGTCGTCTGGCTGTTTGCCAGCATCATCTGCATGGTTGTCGTGCTGGCGGCCGTCCGCAACTTGGACCGCCTCATCCGGTACAAGTACACGCTCATGCTGGTCGGCATCATCCTGCTCATCTCGCCGATGCTCCCCGGCATCGGCATGGAGGTCCTGGGCAGCCGCATTTGGCTGCACATCGGCCCCTTCAGTTTCCAGCCCGGCGAAATCGCTAAGGTTTGCATCATCTTGTTTTTGGCCGGATACCTGGCCCAGAACCGCGAGATGCTGTCGGTCTTCACCGTGCGCGTAGGCCGCTTCCGCATTCCGGATCTGGCCACCCTGCTGCCGTTGCTGCTCATGTTCGCCATCTCGTTCCTCATCGTCGTGTTCGAGAAGGATCTGGGCTCGGCTCTGGTCTGCTACGTCCTGTTCCTGGTCATGCTGTATGTGGCCAGCGGCCGAAAGCTCTACCTGGTCGTGGGCTTCGGCCTGGCCGGCATCGGCGCCGTTGCGCTGTACATGCTGTTCGGCCACGTGCAGATTCGCGTCAACACCTGGCTCGACCCCTTCTCCGATGCCCAGAACACCGGCTACCAGCTGTGCCAGTCCATCTACTCGATGGCCGACGGCGGCATGCTGGGCGTCGGTGTCGGAAACGGCCTGGCTCAATACATCCCCGTCGTGGAATCCGACTTCATCTTTGCCGCCATCGCCGAGGAAATCGGCCTGTTGGGCGGCGCGGCGGTTCTGCTGCTCTACCTGTCGCTGGCCATCCGAGGTTTCGCCACGGCGGCCCGCGCGAAAAGCGACGTCTCCGCACTGGTGGCCGTGGGCTGCACCACCGTCATCGTGCTCCAGGCCTTCATCATCGTGGGCGGCGTCACGCGCCTCATTCCGCTGACCGGCCTGACCCTGCCCTTCATCAGCCAGGGCGGCTCCTCGCTTCTGGCCACCTTCATCGAGATAGCCCTGTTGCTGCGCTGTGGCGACGAGGGCACCGGCCTGACCAGCGAAATGACCGACGGCACTCGCGCCATGAAGCCCATCGGCTCGCACGCCAGCCTCGCCGATGACTCCGGCGTGCTGGGCCGCGTGGCCTTGGGCAAGCGCCTGACCGCCTGCATGGTAGCCTTCGCCCTGCTGTTCGCCGCGTTGGTCGCCAACCTGACCTACGTCATGATCGTCAAGGCCGACGACTACCAGAGCTATCCGGGCAACAACCATACGCTATACACCGAGGCGAAGACCGAGCGCGGCTCCATCTCAACCTACGACGGCGTGGTGCTGGCCCAAAGCGTCCGCCAGGACGACGGCACCTACGTGCGCGAATACCCGCAGGGTTCCATGGCGAGCCACGTGGTGGGCTACTACTCGCAGCAGTACGGCCTGTCAGGTATCGAAGCCTCCATGAACGACGCCCTCAAGGGGCAGTCCAACTACGCCACCTGGCAGGACGTCGTCGACAGCATGGCCGGCATCGAGTCGCCGGGCAACGACGTAACCCTGACGCTGAACTCCGAGATCCAAACCCTGGCCGAGCAGCAGCTGGAAGGCTACGCCGGCGCCATCGTGGTTATGGATCCGTCCACCGGCGCCATTCTGGCCTGTGCCAGCGCACCCACCTACTCCAACGACCAGATCGATGCGATCCTGGCAGGCGAAGGTTCCGACGGCGCGCTGGTCAACCGCGCGACGGGCGCCCTGTACGCTCCGGGCTCCACCTTCAAGGTGGTTTCGCTGGTGGCCGCCATCGAAAACGACGTGGCCGACGGCGACACGCTCATCGAGTCCCCCGCCGAGATGGAAATCGGCAACGCCAGCGTCACCAACCTGCATGACTACGACTACGGCCAGATCACGCTGGCAGAGGCCTTGGCAGTGTCCTCCAACACCGCCTTCGCCCAGCTGGGCGTGGATGTCGGCGCCGAGAACCTGGTCGCAACCTCCGAGGCCTTCGGATTCAACCGCGTGCTCAACGGCTTCGAGCTGCCGCTGACCACCAGCCTTATGCCCGACCCCGACGAGATGACCACGTGGGAAACCGCCTGGGCCGCCGTGGGTCAGCCCGTCGGCGAGCACGAGAGCCCCGCCGGCCCGCAGGCCACGGTCCTGCAGATGGCCATGGTGGCTTCGGCCATCGCCAACGACGGCGTGCTCCAGCAGCCGTATTTTGTGGAAGGTGTATACAATGCCGACGGCGAGCGGAGTTATGCCGCCACGCCGCGTTCATTGGGCACTATTATGAGTAAGAGCACCGCAGAAGAAATGACCGACATCATGATCGGCGTGGTCGAAGACGGCACGGGTACCGACGCCGCCGTCTACGGCACGACAGTCGCCGGCAAAACCGGCACCGCCGAAACCGGCAAGGAGAACCCGGACAGCTGGTTTATCGGGTTCGCCCCCGCCGACAACCCCACCGTGGTTGTGGCCGTCCTGATAGAGGAAGGCGTCAACTACAGCACCGACGACATGGCCGGTCTGGCCAGTGCCCGTGCCTCGGTCATCATCGAGCGCACGCTCGAGCTGGAAGGGGTGCTATGATGCCCTTGAAATGCCGTTTTACCCGAGGATTCGCCTCGGTTGCTTTGATAGATTACATCCCCGCTTGCGGGATGCCGACGTATACGAAGGAAGTGCACCGTGATAGGTAGAGTGTTCAGCGATCGCTATGAGATTACCGAGCGCATCGGTATCGGAGGCATGGCCGAAGTCTACAAGGCCCAGGACCAGGCGCTCCGTCGAGTCGTGGCCGTCAAGGTCATGCTGCCGCAGTACGCCGCCGACAAGGAATTCACCGAGCGCTTCCGTCTGGAGGCCGCGGCGGCCGCACAGCTGTCCAGCCCCTACATCGTTAACATCTACGACTGGGGCCAGGATTCCGGCACGTACTACATCGTTATGGAATACGTCCGCGGCATCGATCTGAAGAGCGCCATCCAGCAGCGTGGCGCCATCAACCAGCGCAAGGTCGCCGAAATCGGCAGCCAGGTGTGTCAGGCCCTGTCCGTCGCACACGGCCAGGACATCGTGCACCGTGACATCAAGCCGCAGAACATCATGGTCCAGCCCGACGGCAACGTGAAGGTGATGGACTTCGGCATCGCCCGCGCGAAGAACAGCGTGAAGGCCCGCACCTCCAACGTGCTGGGCACGGCGCACTACATTTCCCCGGAACAGGCCCAGGGCAAAGAGCTCACGGGCACGTCCGACATCTATTCGTTGGGCTGCGTGCTGTACGAAGCCGCCACGGGGCATCTGCCCTTCGACGGCGAAGAGGCCGTCAACGTGGCGTTGAAGCAGGTCCAGGAGCCGCCCGTTCCGCCTTCGCAGGTGAACCCCAACATCGACGCCGACCTTGAGGGCATCATCCTGAAGGCTATGGAGAAGAACCCGTTCAACCGCTTCCAGACCGCACAGGAGATGAAGCGCGCGTTGGACGATTACCTGCGCGGACGCGCCGTCAACCTGGGCGCGGGCGCCGCAACCACCACGATCATGGGCAACAACGCCCAAACCCAGGTCATGGGTGCGAACGACTACGGCTACAACAACTTCGCCGGCGGCACCGAGGTCATGACCCCCATCGAGGGCACGAGCAAGACCGCCGTACGCGACTTCCGCGTCGACGACTCCGCCCAGAAGAAGAACCGCAGCCGCCGCATTGCGGTGGGCATCACCACGGCGGTGCTGCTTGCGGTCATCGCGGCGATCGCCGCATGGGCACTGTTCTTCAACCAAGACGACGGCCTCGCTAAGGTTCCCGAGCTGTCCGACCTGACCCAGGCTCAAGCAGAGGCCGCCATCGAGAAGGCCGGCTTCGAACTGGGCGACGTGGAGGAAGTGTACGATGCCGACACGGTTGCCGGACACGTCTGCGGACAGGACCCGGAGGCCGGAACCGAAGCCGAGAAGGGCACGAAAATCAACATCACGCTTTCCTTGGGTGTGGAGAAGGGTCAGATACCCAATTTGAAGGGCCTGTCTGCGGATGAGGCCCAGGACGCCATCGAGAAGGCCGGTTTTGTAGCCAAGTTCGGCGGCAACGAAAACTCCGACGACGTGGAACAGGACAAGGTCTGCCGCCAGGATCCCGAACCGGGCACCGAAGCGGACGCCGGCACCACCATCACGTACTGGATCTCCTCCGGCGTCGAGAGCGTTTCTGTTCCTGACGTGCGCGGATATCCCGAAAGGGACGCCATCGCCACCCTTGAGGGCGCCGGTTTCGTGGTCGAATCCCAGGCCGGCGACTACAGCGAAGCCTACGACGAGGGCACGGTCATGAGCCAAAGCCCCAACGGAGGCAAGCTTGAAAAGGGCGAAACCGTCACCATCTACATCTCCCAGGGCGTCGATCCGTCCACCCTGTCGAAGGATGTTCCCGACGTATCCGGCATGTCCGAAAGCGCGGCCATCAGCGCGCTCAACAACTACGGCTTCCAGAACGTGAGTTCGGAGTACCGCAACTCCACCGAAGTGCCCGAAGGCAACGTCATCGGCCAGAACGTGTATTCCGCCACGGCCGATTCGCAGATCGTCATCTATGTGTCCATCGGCCCGGCCGCCTCCACTCCGGACGACGGCGGCAACAACGGTAACAACGGCAATAACGGCGACAATGGAGGAAACAACGGCGGCAACGGGGATAACGGCGGCAACTCCGAAACCCCGAACACCGACGACCAGAACACGAATCCCAACGAGAACCTGTCCACGGATCCCAACCTCTAGCGACATCGGCAGCCGTCCGTAATCCGGCACGCCACTTCGCTGGCATTCGATACAACTTATCGGGGCAGCAGTCCGACCGGTTCGGATTGCTGCCCCGACGTTTCGCAAGAGAGGATGCGAACCGCCATGAACGCCAACAAAGAAAGGCATCTGCACCTGCCCGTCTGGGTATACAAGGGCATGCTTCTGCTTGCCGCCGCCGTCTGGGGCCTGGGCACCGTCGTGCTGAAAGACACGGTGGACGCGCTGCCGCCGCTATGGCTCATCGCCGTGCGCTTCGTGTTGGCGGGCATCATCCTGGGTGCGGTGTGCTACCCACGCATGCGCGACCACCTGGACCGCGACACGCTTCTGGCCGGTGCCTTCCTGGGCGTGTTTGTCGGCGTGAGCTACGGGCTTAACACCATCGGCCTGCTGTACACCACCGCTGCGAAAAGCACGGTGCTCACATCCGCTTACTGCGTCATGGTGCCGTTCGTGGCCTGGGCCGCCTCGAAGATCAAACCCAGCCTGTTCAACTTAGTGGCTGCCGCGCTCTGCCTGAGCGGCGTCGGGTTCGTGTCGCTGCAGGGCAGTACCGAAGGCCTGTTCACCATCGGGCTCGGCGAAAGCATCACGCTGCTTGCCGCGGTGTTCTTCGCGCTGCAGATCGCCTACATGGCCAAGCTGGGAGACGGACGGGACGCCATGGTGCTTACGGTCGTCCAGTTCCTGGTCGGAGGCGGGCTATGCGCCGTCGGCGGCCTTCTGTTCGAAGGACCCCTGCCTCTGGAGGCCTTTTCCGACCCTGCCGTCGTGCGGAACCTGGCCTACCTGATCGTCGTTGCTTCCTGCCTGGCGCTGTCGCTGCAGAACGTCGGCCTGGCGCACGTATCCCCCGCCCCCGCGGCGCTGTTTTTGGCGTCCGAGAGCCTGTTCGGCGTTATATTCAGCATTCTGTTTTTGGGCGAGGCCGTATCTGCCAACGTGATCGTCGGCTTCGTGCTCATCACGAGCAGCATCGTCATCAGCGAGACGTTCCCCTACCTGCGTTCACGTTCCGCCGATAATCGCTAGCGGGCACGCTCCACGGTAACCGAAACGCACCCGAAGGGCAGCGGGATGGGTGCGCGGGGCTTCTTCACGGTCAGACGCAGGCTGTCCACTTTGTCGAATCGCTCCAGGATTCCAGCCGCCAGGTGTTCGGCCACGGCTTCGATCAGGTCGAAGGTCACGGCGTGCATCTCGTCGTTGATGTAGGCGCACACCTCGGCGTAGTTCACGGCGTCGTCCAAGTTGTCGCTTTTGCCGGGGGCGCTCAGGTCCATGCGCAGCTCCACGTCAACGTAGAACGTCTGGCCCTGTTCCCGTTCTTCGGGCAACACCCCGTGATGGGCGAACACTTCCAAGTCGTTGATGCATACACAATCCATGGCGTTAAATCCTCACGTTCATGTTCTTCTTCTCATCGGGCCACGAGCACGTGCCCCTGGCATCGCAGTCGAAGCACAGGCGCGACGCCTTATCGGCCGCATACAGAATGCGACCCAGTTCGGAGGAAGACCTGTCGTAGCGGCGATGCTCCCGAACCGCATGCACGATCTGCTCCTTCTCCTGATCCGTGAACCCGTCGATATCCGAAAGAATCTGGCGCGCGATGCCTTCGCCCACCACCTCATGGGGATCGCCGCATTCGTACTGCGCCGCCTTGCCGATGTCGTGCAGCAGCGCCGTGGCGTAAATCAGCTCTTTGGAATAGGGAAGCCCCTGCTCCAGCACCATGATGTAGGCGATGCGCGCCGCGCCGATAAGGTGGTCGGCGCCGTGGCGGCAGTATTCCCGGTCGGTTTCGCAGTCTTTCAGACGGGCATACCACTTGCAGTAGAGCGGATGTGTCCGGATG
This genomic window contains:
- a CDS encoding LysR family transcriptional regulator; this encodes MDLSVLRDFVVLAESQNFTKAAEAVHTSQPNLSKRMAVLERELGFKLFVRDTRSVSLTKSGRALYPSVIDVLARFDAGVERARGEQESDVAVVTLGGNYANSKILSLAESAAAYAKNQEMPFQIEVNRAFLLVDSLVSGYVEPTDSIEDGLDDVIITFSCSNLAMDGRKSVRLYQDSFALFVSVEAGFEAGSQVSLRDLEGLAFIRPTVYETYNQRVQDVCDELGIHPVFRRSYYDSMGDMAQGVEPDELMIIPASAAHHIPGPDISHMVRVLPTDHNAYFEVVAVYDDDGSEQAARRATCCSVLKRIAQEMESGS
- a CDS encoding DUF3662 and FHA domain-containing protein, giving the protein MEDTFEGTANKISNAPISPVQIVKKAEKQMRRERVVSAGKEYAPTLYTVLVNADDDQRLFGFYPTLAGETETRLAATASDEGLFMDGQPLVRFIVDENLKHGKFDVIAEVVSAPIIEELRKEEMQRYGMAASEQSVVSAQPVAMPDPQPVVAQSPVQVRPGLDLPDIFGADPEPVAAVPAFAQQPFGYQQDAYGMQNGAYPQTANDMAYPQASDYQPVEEVKPPLPYVPEEEIDRSIDYGEYTFDSHNFTDYNAPQEPEAEEQPAQNAAHPVTSNPLVASGTALPDLPSTAPDNDTYAAQGQVFGAPAAQVQAPQQYQQPQYQQQYGYQQPYQQPYGYQQPAQQYNPYAPATSAFVGGQQQVGYPPAQRAAVARLIDTASNRAYALATQRVLVGRETSNDIVVNDLNTSRHHAEIHFEPQGVWVITDLGSTNGTYVNGQPVSRRGLQEGDRITLGATDFIFTLR
- the hemH gene encoding ferrochelatase translates to MLGIIVTNTGTADAPEEEAIRRYLRQFLADRHLINVPPIIWKPVMELFILPNRPRKTLPRYQAFWTPEGSPFMLTSQEQCRIVNEKLQSRLDEPYLVKLAMRYGNPSIESALQACKNAGCDRIVALPLYPQWTIPCAGTVLDEFDIQYKKVFGEAGPELIKVLEYWEEPGYIEALADSIARVWTYKPGSKLIMTYHSIPISYITKGHDPYPHTTAETMRRVGERLGIPPEDRVLTYQSRFDSRKWLGPMLKNEAARLGSEGVLDVCAVSPIFATDCIETVWDIDTEARKAHTEAARELGIMNTKFTFVPSLGTDDAFMEVIANVVEKAARP
- a CDS encoding FHA domain-containing protein: MIDVILLGVRLLFVALLYLFLFAIMRTGVGLVKGQRKKEKAWRLIVEKGPKELRGVKTPVHGPIIVGRAPGADIVIGASYVSGRHARFSLMGQNLFVEDLGSRNGTAVNGQRIGQPTALHDNDLVNVGDVAIRVRFE
- a CDS encoding serine/threonine-protein kinase: MQNLILNRYRPLGTAGKGGYATVQVAWDTRIQRRVAIKCLRLDNMPIGLDVPESEIPGLTEARTAAMLSDRSIVGVLDFEIEGDMAYLIMEYVDGVTLTELMQREGMLSADVCACVFGAVAHALDFAHDNLVLHMDIKPDNVLINRQGEVKVSDFGLAQLSHEAGYGRAVGGTIGYMPLEQMRLEALDERTDEWALAAMTYQMLTGDNPFYANDLAAAESAIENAEIVIPSQVRNDFSEEADDVLFKALAIEREGRYDSVEEFAAELQPHLGDARRGRRELAVIVGDAREDSGIGDTAEMPPSDITYVDRIGSRGWEFLGRLAAAVECGFIGALSLMGIDQLQSLGANATAVFWGVLAAMVVLGGALPTIGSLAAVVVMATALVLAGNPVLGLVVGVAGAVWWFLSGRFGMKETFCGLAAPLLGGMWIASAAPLLGGYLLRWRDALASAAFGGVVSFALACTGSSTLAGWGMLAHSFITSGMDDSLLHVLMRPEIWLLFVAWLVAAMVVSLSCTRGVRWLACAGMFVGAALILAAILCAQFISSDGATVIPMLVVFIPNIVALSGMVILTLFGVPQRD